The Ancylothrix sp. D3o genomic sequence TACTCATACAACATTTCTCCAGCATTACTATTTGCAATTGTCCGAAAACCTTAGATTTATGAATGCGCTCTCTCGATAGAAGCCTGCCAAGTGGGAAACACAAGAAACGCCCCTCACCTATTTATAATCAGAGCATCTCTATCTTTCTGTGCCTTGTTTATTTTTTACCCCGTAAACGTAGCATTAAACGAATTGGCGAATAATCAGTAATTTCTCGGATGCCACCTCATCAAAACTTATTGTAGAGTAAAGAAAGATAAGCGAGAGCTAAAAAAAAGCTTTCATCCAATCTAAAAATCAACTTTTTGCTCAAGCAGTATCGAAAAAAACGCCTCAGCCGGCAGCCTAGCGTCTCCAGTTAACTGAAGCACAGGCGGGGCCAAACTGTAAAACCGTCGGTAGTAGAAAACCTTTTCTGAGAAACAGAAAAAATCGGTAAATCCCCTTTTTTATTCACGGACCTATTAAGTACAACATCTTTGGGGCTTGCAACTGTCTGATCACCTGCAAAAACCTTGCAGTTAAAAACAAAGGAGCCATTATGAAAACCACAACAAATATCAGCAGCGAAATCGAAGCAATCAAAACAGTAAGTTTAACCATCGGCCTTTTCTTAATTAGCATTCCCCTACTTTTGCTGACTTTAAACGATACCAAAAAATCTCCTCAATCCGTACAAACATCAAATGCTTAAAATCGAGAATAACAAGCAACGCGGCTGAGGGAAATAAAACTCAGTCGCAAATTCTTGTAGAGAAGCATTTATTATTTTTAGAGAAAAAAACCTCCAAACACCAACCCAGACAAAAGCAAACGCTCTTAACCGCTAGGAAAAAGAAAAATCTTACCGAAGAGCAAGTCCCGTTATAGCAAAACAAACGCAAAAAATAAAAAGCCAACTGTTTAACGACAAAAACCGGCATCCCCAAAAATCTTTTCAGTAAACCCCACGCCGAGGCAATCAAAGCTTAAAATTGCTTAATATATACCCTTAGTCGAAATTCAGCTTTCAAGCTTTGATTCAAACCGAAACCCTAGACCTCCTCGAATGGCCGCGCCTGTGCCAACACCTAGCCACCTTTGCCGCCACAAAACTCGGAGCAAAGGCAGCCACTCAACTTATCATCCCCAACACCCCAGAGCAAACCCAGCACCTGCTCGCTCAAACCAAAGAAACCTACGAACTGGAAAATCGGCTGCCATCAGGGTTGACATTTGATGGAATTTATGATATAGGAGAATCGATAGCACGGGCAGAAATACAAGGAGTGCTATTGGGAGAAGAACTCTTAGAAATAGCCACAACCCTAGCCGGAGTAAGACGGTTGCGGCGCACCATCGACAACTATTCAGCAGACGTGCCGGTGTTAGCCAGCATAGTGCAAGAAGCCAGAACCTATCCAGAAATCGAACAAGAAATTCACCGCTGCATCGACGAAAGAGGCAAAGTCACCGACCGAGCCAGCCCCAAACTCGGAGAAATTCGTAACAAACTCCGCTCTGCACGCGACAAAATTTATCAAACCCTACAAGGAATCTTGCAAAGGCAATCAAACGCCGTCCAAGAACAACTCATCACCCAACGGGGAGATCGCTTTGTCATTCCCGTAAAAGCCAGCCATAAAGACAGCATCCGAGGCATCGTACACGATACCTCCGCCTCCGGCGCCACCCTCTACATTGAACCCCACGCCATTATTGAGCAAAACAACCACCTGCGCCAACTAGAAAAACAAGAACAAGCCGAAGAAGAAGCCGTCCGCCGCAACCTCAGCCACAGCGTAGGAGAAGTCAAACCCGACCTCGAAAAACTCCTCAGCATCGCCACCGACATCGACCTCGCCACCGCCAAAGCTCGCTATAGTTTCTGGTTACAAGCCAACCCACCCCACTTTATCGAATGGGCAAAACAATCAGACACAACAATTAATCCGCCAACCGAAAACTCAAAACCTAAATCTAAAATTCACGAGCGCATTACGCTGCGAAAACTACGCCATCCGCTGCTTGTCTGGCAACAACAACACGAACAAGGGCCATCAGTGGTGCCGGTGGATATCATCATTCAGCCGCAAATTCGTGTTGTCGCCATCACCGGCCCCAATACCGGCGGCAAAACCGTCACCCTCAAAACCCTCGGCCTCGCCGTCCTCATGGCCAAAGTCGGCCTATTCATACCCGCGAGCGAACCCGTAGAGTTACCTTGGTTTGACAACGTTTTAGCCGATATTGGTGACGAACAATCAATCGAGCAAAGTTTGTCCACCTTCTCAGGGCATATCCGCCGGATCAGCCGCATCCTCGATGCAGCCACAGAAAACTCCTTAGTCTTACTAGACGAAGTAGGCGCCGGTACAGACCCCTCCGAAGGCAGCGCCCTCGCCATCGCCTTACTCGAATATCTCGCCTCCCATATTGGCCTGAGTATCGCCACTACCCACTTTGGTGAACTCAAAGCCTTGAAATATCAAGACGAACGCTTTGAAAACGCCTCCGTCGAATTTGATGATATAAGCCTTTCTCCTACCTATCGGTTACTCTGGGGCATTCCTGGCCGCTCCAATGCTTTAACTATTGCTCGACGGCTCGGTTTAAAAGAAGATATTGTCCAGACCGCTCAAAGTCGCGTCGGAGCCAGCAGCGGCGAAGAAATCAATTCGGTTATTGCCGGTTTAGAACAATCACGCCGCAACCAAGAAACCAAAGCCAAAGAAGCCGCCGATCTTCTCAAACAAACCGAGCTGCTCCATAAAGAACTATCTCAAAAATCCTCCGAACTGCAACAACGCGAACAACAACTTAAACTCTCGCAAGAAATCGCTGTCACAGAAGCAATTTCTACCGCTAAAGCCGAAATCGCCCGCGTTATCCGCCGGCTACAACAAGGCACCCCCACCGGCCAAGACGCTCAACAAGCCACCGCCAACATTGATCAAGTAGCCGAGCAGTATTTGCCCTCTCGCAAGGCTCCGCCACGCCCCAAACCAGGCTTTATGCCAAAAGTCGGCGACCGGCTCCGCATTCCCCGCCTTGGACAAACCGCAGAAGTCCTCAGTGCCCCCGATGAGAGCGGAAATTTAACCGTCCGCTTTGGGATTATGAAAATGAGCGTCTCTTTAGCCGATGTTGAATCCCTCGATGGGGAGAAAGCAGAAATGCCGGTCAAAACCAAACCGCACCCATCTGCTGAAAAAACCGGCCCAACCCCAGACAAAATACCCGTCCAGTTGCCCACCGTTCGCACTTCTAAAAACACCGTCGATATCCGGGGTAGTCGTGTTAGCGATGCCGAAAGCCAACTTGAACGAGCCATTGTTGAGGCCGTCCCCACCAGCGGCGCTCTCTGGATCGTACATGGCAAGGGAACCGGCAAACTACGTCAGGGAGTCCATGAGTTTTTACAACATCACCCGCAAGTCAGCCGTTATGAACTTGCTGCCAACTCCGAGGGGGGTGCCGGTGTCACGGTTGCTTTTTTGAAGTAAATCCCCAAATGATGGTGGTAGAGACGTTCCGCTGGAACGTCTTTCGGGGGATATGGTAGAGACGTTCCGCCGGAATGTCTGTACGGGTAGACAGCAAAACTTACGGAAAATTCCCTAAGAAGTTTTGTAATTGGTATTTAATATGGGGGAATCGTGCTTGTAATTCTAAAGTAGGGGCTGGTTCTTCTACATAACCAACCGGCCCCTAGTTAACATCCAGCACTTCTTAAAAGCTTGATTACCCCCCCACGCCTGCCTAGATCGCTGATCTTCTGCTAAAAGCCATGCACCAAACTCTTAAAACGACCGCCTCAAAACCCGAATGGGAGAATTTAATTCCCCCAACCGGCCCCCAACCGGCCCAACTGGATAATATAAAAACGCAATTAGATTTAGTTTTGCTTGCACTCGAAAGTCTGGCCGGCATTGGTTCAGAAGCCATGCTCCGGGCTGCGGTAGAATTAAACATTGAAACAATGGTCGCCGATAGAGTTTCCCTCTGGCGACTGCGCCAATCTAACCCCATCCGTAAAGGCAGTGGGGGACGCAAAAAACTCGACGTTGAAGAAGCTCGCGGTTTAGTTTTAATTAGCTGTTATTTAGCCAAACAACACCAAGAATTAATTCGTCGCGCCGTCGCACTTTTGGAACAACTTACTCAAGCGAACCGGCCTCCTCATCACTCCGGTTTGCTTGGGGATTATATCGATAAATTTTGTAATACTTATCAAGAGCGGATGGAAGATGACGAAAATCTCTCCAGTCAACTCCTGATGAACTTGGCACTTAAGCTTTTAATTGATTTGCTGTTTTATACTGGCCAGGGAGGCGAACGCAGGCTTTGGCTGGCTTTGCTTGACCGCAGCCGCAGCACAACCACTTAAGGGCACTTTATTCTTACCGGCAATGTTTTAGGCTGAAATGTTACCCTCTCGCTACCCTTAAATCGGGCTACCCTTAAATCTAAAATCCCATGATTCGGCAAAAATTTACGCCTCCCACTTGTACGTTAGAAATTACGGCAAACACTTCGCCTTTGTCGCAGTGGGCACAGCAGCCTCTTTTAAAAAATTTGCAGTTTGAATTGCACTTTGATGCACCTCAGCTTCCCGAAGATATGCGGGTTTCTGTTAACGGAGATCGCATTCAATTAGAGGCTTTGTACGAGGCTGTTACTAATTATGTTCAGTCTTTTCTCCAACAATCTCCCTCTGAGTCTTTTTATTTCTTGACAAATGACAAAGAATATGGTACTGGAAACACTGCGGAACACCAAGCAGACAACGAGACGGTAGAAGCCTTACCCCGGATGCGACCGGCCAGCCCTGAGCCGGCTTTAATGTGGCAACAAGATAGTTTCCCAGAGAAATCACCGCTATCGCTGAGGGCGGTTGACACAGTGGAGAAGCCCAGAGAATTTGGGGCTGAGGGGATTTATTTACAACCCAAAGGTGCTCTATCACACGACTTATTTTTAGGGTCGCTGGCAAACGGGCAATCGGGGCCGGTGGTGAATTTGGGAACGTTGCAACTGTTTGATTTAGCAAGTGCTCTGGAAGAATACAGCGCGGCTGTGATGGCCTTACCGAACCTGCAAACACCGGCGAGGGTGTTTAAGTGGCCAGAATGGGCAAAAACTGCTGCTGTGGTGGTGATTACTGCCGGTGTGACGGCAGCAGTGACGGCAAATTTTAATCGCAACCCCAGCGTGCAAACGGCGGCGAGGCAATCGGTAAACACACCCCAGCCGACACTGGGGGGGAGAAACAATAGCCAACCTCAACAAATAGTTATTGCACCGGCACCCCAGCCACCGCCACCACCACCGCCACCAGCAGTACAAGCGCCGCCAGAAAAATTGCCAAAATTGCCACCGATGAACGGCAACCCGATGCAGCCTTTACCGACAACGTTACCCGGACAACCGCCGCTGGTTGCTCAAAATTCACAGGCTGCCGGTGGGGGTGCCGCGATGCAGATTCCCCCACCGCCAAATAACACGCTGCCATCAATTCCATCGGCACCGCCAGTGGTGACTATTCCTGATATCCCGCCACCGGCAACCAATACAGCGCCGGGTGTTCCACAGACTGGGGATGTGGCGACTTCTCGAACAACTCAGCCAGAGGTGAGTGGGAATGGGCAGGCCAAATCTACACCTCAACCCAAAACGGCGAGTGGGCCAGCGTCGGGGCCGGCAGCCAGTTCACCGGCACCAGGCGCCACGCCAACACCGGCACCGACAACTGCGAAAACCGGAGAATTGCCCCCAGAACTGCCGATGGTGGATTTGCCCGAAAACGGTGCGGTGGCGAGCACACCCGCCCCAGCAGCCACGCCAACGCCTGAAAACAATCAGGCCGGTCAGCCAGAAACCGCTGCTGTGTCGGATATTAACGTGCAAATAGACCAGGCGAGAGATTATTTTCAAGAACGCTGGAAGCCGCCGGCGAGTTTGACGCAGCCTTTAGAGTACACTTTGGCTTTGAATGCAGATGGGTCAATTCGGCAAGTTTTGCCTAGAGGGCTAACATCGGGGCGGATGATTGATATTACAGGGATGCCTTTGGCAAATGAGCCGTTTGTCTCGCCGGTAACAGGAGGTGAACCGCCACGAATTCGGCTAGTGTTGAGGCCCGATGGCAGGGTTCAAACCTTTTTGGAACCGTTTAAAAATGATTTGTAAGTCAATTTGGCTTCCAAACAGCCTGCAGTTCCGCTAAAGTCAGAGTGAAAACGCTAATGTTTTCAGCCGCGATGCCTATGGGCGTAGGGTGTTGTAGGGAATTTGGCCGTATTTTGGCCAGGTTGATCTGGGCTGTTGGCGGAGGGTGGCGTAGGGAAATGCACATTGCAGCTAGGGGGTGTTTTTAGACCCCGACGATTCCCCAGCCGCCTTTAATAACGCGGCAGATCCCGCTTGTTAAGGGAGATAATGGGGGATGTGATTCTCCGAGTGTAGGGCCGAAAACAGGGGCTACCGGCAGGGTGATTTGCAACAAACCGTGCTGATAGTGGTTGGGGTTCCTTGCATTGAGTAAAATAAGCTGACTGATGCTCTGTAACTGTGTGTCTTAAAATTGGAGTTTGCTATGGGCTGCTATTGTTTGATTTTTGATGACATCGTTAGCTCATCACTTCCCTATGGGACGCTACGCAAACAAAAAAAGTCAACAGCAAGCATCGCCTATCTTGTTGCGTTGAAGACTTAAATGATCCTGCTGATCGTGTCATGTCAATGACCGCTTTGGGGTGATTCATTGTGATTTTTGAATTATTTATAAAAATTTATTATTAATTCCAAAAATTACTATAAATCATTCACAAAAAGCAGATAATATAGGTGTTCTAACGAACTTGATATAAGCCCAGTGGTCAAAGTGAAAATGTTCTTTGGCTTTTGTAATAACAAAAAGTTTCAAGCTTTTTTGGCTTTGGCTACTGGGAAAGAAAACGTGCAGATCCCGACTGAATTTATATCGGGAATGTGTCTCCGCCAGAGGTTTTATGAGTATGTTTCCTGATTCTGTCCCTCAATCTTCTGATTCTGCTGCACCTGAGCCAAAACAGCCGAAAAAAAAGCGGGCCACAACGCCATCGGCAACGCCATCAATGACTACGCCGCCTGAGAGCGCTTCTGTTGAGTCTAACAGCCCAAGTAGTGAGGCGGTGACGGTGCCGCCGGAGACTGTGGCTGAAACGGTTTCGGCTTCTGTGTCGGAAAAAACCGAGCCGGAAAGCAATCAAAATGAGGTAGCCGCTGCCCCTGTTGAGTCTGAGGAGGGTAGCGATGCCGCGACTTATGTGCCTACAAGTCGAGGTTTGCCTATTCCGCCGCCAAGTGAACCAATGCAATATCGGGCGATTGGTTTGGTGAAGGGTCGTTATATTGCTTCGGCAAGTCAGTTTACTCAGGGGATTTTGTTAACGACAGATGGGACTGTTATTGATGCGGTTCTGTTGGGCAGAGTTATGAGTTTGGTGAAAAAGCATTTGAATTTGGAGGAGGATCATTTGTGGGTGGTTTATCCTCGCACTCGTCAAAATGATGGGAATTTGCACACTCAAATTCTTGGGGTGTGGGAGCCAAAAACTTTAGCGAAAACGCCTGAAGATGCTATTCCTAATCCTGAAGAAGAGGAGAGGGTGATTG encodes the following:
- a CDS encoding endonuclease MutS2, whose amino-acid sequence is MIQTETLDLLEWPRLCQHLATFAATKLGAKAATQLIIPNTPEQTQHLLAQTKETYELENRLPSGLTFDGIYDIGESIARAEIQGVLLGEELLEIATTLAGVRRLRRTIDNYSADVPVLASIVQEARTYPEIEQEIHRCIDERGKVTDRASPKLGEIRNKLRSARDKIYQTLQGILQRQSNAVQEQLITQRGDRFVIPVKASHKDSIRGIVHDTSASGATLYIEPHAIIEQNNHLRQLEKQEQAEEEAVRRNLSHSVGEVKPDLEKLLSIATDIDLATAKARYSFWLQANPPHFIEWAKQSDTTINPPTENSKPKSKIHERITLRKLRHPLLVWQQQHEQGPSVVPVDIIIQPQIRVVAITGPNTGGKTVTLKTLGLAVLMAKVGLFIPASEPVELPWFDNVLADIGDEQSIEQSLSTFSGHIRRISRILDAATENSLVLLDEVGAGTDPSEGSALAIALLEYLASHIGLSIATTHFGELKALKYQDERFENASVEFDDISLSPTYRLLWGIPGRSNALTIARRLGLKEDIVQTAQSRVGASSGEEINSVIAGLEQSRRNQETKAKEAADLLKQTELLHKELSQKSSELQQREQQLKLSQEIAVTEAISTAKAEIARVIRRLQQGTPTGQDAQQATANIDQVAEQYLPSRKAPPRPKPGFMPKVGDRLRIPRLGQTAEVLSAPDESGNLTVRFGIMKMSVSLADVESLDGEKAEMPVKTKPHPSAEKTGPTPDKIPVQLPTVRTSKNTVDIRGSRVSDAESQLERAIVEAVPTSGALWIVHGKGTGKLRQGVHEFLQHHPQVSRYELAANSEGGAGVTVAFLK
- a CDS encoding DUF3038 domain-containing protein, with translation MHQTLKTTASKPEWENLIPPTGPQPAQLDNIKTQLDLVLLALESLAGIGSEAMLRAAVELNIETMVADRVSLWRLRQSNPIRKGSGGRKKLDVEEARGLVLISCYLAKQHQELIRRAVALLEQLTQANRPPHHSGLLGDYIDKFCNTYQERMEDDENLSSQLLMNLALKLLIDLLFYTGQGGERRLWLALLDRSRSTTT
- a CDS encoding DUF4335 domain-containing protein, translated to MIRQKFTPPTCTLEITANTSPLSQWAQQPLLKNLQFELHFDAPQLPEDMRVSVNGDRIQLEALYEAVTNYVQSFLQQSPSESFYFLTNDKEYGTGNTAEHQADNETVEALPRMRPASPEPALMWQQDSFPEKSPLSLRAVDTVEKPREFGAEGIYLQPKGALSHDLFLGSLANGQSGPVVNLGTLQLFDLASALEEYSAAVMALPNLQTPARVFKWPEWAKTAAVVVITAGVTAAVTANFNRNPSVQTAARQSVNTPQPTLGGRNNSQPQQIVIAPAPQPPPPPPPPAVQAPPEKLPKLPPMNGNPMQPLPTTLPGQPPLVAQNSQAAGGGAAMQIPPPPNNTLPSIPSAPPVVTIPDIPPPATNTAPGVPQTGDVATSRTTQPEVSGNGQAKSTPQPKTASGPASGPAASSPAPGATPTPAPTTAKTGELPPELPMVDLPENGAVASTPAPAATPTPENNQAGQPETAAVSDINVQIDQARDYFQERWKPPASLTQPLEYTLALNADGSIRQVLPRGLTSGRMIDITGMPLANEPFVSPVTGGEPPRIRLVLRPDGRVQTFLEPFKNDL